Proteins encoded together in one Vitis vinifera cultivar Pinot Noir 40024 chromosome 4, ASM3070453v1 window:
- the LOC100257611 gene encoding S-adenosyl-L-methionine:benzoic acid/salicylic acid carboxyl methyltransferase 3 encodes MEVAQVLCMKGGNGDTSYTQNSLLQKKVISLTKPITQEAISNLYCNNFPASLCIADLGCSSGPNTFFAVLEIVATVDKVLKKMGHQLPEIQVFLNDLLGNDFNTIFKSLPKFQKDLEKTTGAGAESCFVTGVPGSFYGRLFPSESLHFIHSSYSLHWLSHVNLCS; translated from the exons ATGGAAGTAGCTCAAGTTCTTTGCATGAAGGGAGGAAATGGGGATACCAGTTACACACAAAACTCACTACTTCAG AAAAAAGTAATATCCTTGACAAAGCCCATTACCCAGGAAGCCATATCAAATCTCTACTGCAACAACTTTCCGGCCAGCCTATGCATTGCAGACTTAGGTTGTTCTTCTGGACCCAACACTTTTTTTGCAGTCTTGGAAATTGTTGCCACAGTGGACAAGGTGCTCAAGAAAATGGGGCATCAATTGCCCGAAATTCAAGTGTTTTTGAATGATCTTCTGGGGAATGATTTCAACACTATTTTCAAATCCTTGCCCAAGTTCCAAAAGGATCTTGAGAAAACAACAGGAGCAGGAGCTGAATCATGTTTCGTAACCGGAGTTCCAGGTTCTTTCTATGGCAGGCTCTTCCCCAGCGAAAGTCTTCATTTTATCCATTCTTCTTACAGTCTCCACTGGCTGTCTCATGTGAATCTTTGCTCTTAA
- the LOC132253683 gene encoding uncharacterized protein At2g34160-like yields MNIADSHKKNQIQVSNTKKPLFFYVNLAKRHMQQHNEVELSALGMAIATVVTIAEILKNNGLVVEKKIMTSTVDMKDESRGRPIQKTKIEILLGKTENFDELMAAAAEEKWRKMATIVAMVVIGGGLWQAPPN; encoded by the coding sequence ATGAACATTGCAGATTCTCACAAGAAGAATCAGATTCAGGTCTCTAACACCAAGAAGCCCTTGTTTTTCTATGTTAATCTCGCCAAAAGGCACATGCAGCAGCACAACGAGGTGGAACTCTCTGCCCTAGGAATGGCTATTGCTACTGTTGTTACCATTGctgaaattctaaaaaacaatggATTGGTTGTCGAGAAAAAGATCATGACATCTACTGTTGATATGAAAGATGAATCAAGAGGTCGACCTATCCAAAAAACCAAGATCGAGATATTGTTGGGGAAGACTGAGAACTTTGACGAACTAATGGCAGCTGCAGCAGAAGagaaatggaggaaaatggcCACGATAGTGGCGATGGTAGTCATTGGTGGTGGGCTCTGGCAAGCGCCGCCTAATTAG
- the LOC100243691 gene encoding toMV susceptible protein tm-1(GCR26)-like: protein MAQRTVLKVDIWCPKCQKKLLQAVSGLEGVNTIDIDATKGLLTVTGEADPYEIIVRARKACKHAEVVTIGPPPGPSKKPEKEKPEQNKPGKEKTEQKKPQKEKPDTKVHSSDNCPMCQRFAVIHLDRWDEPNVICSILGHLYCQAVVLVDFHMASSSQKSLLEVQVTVVDVSTHQNEIDSVGDFIFVPRKDILSCYFGSMEQTPGPLPEDRGKAVGIMSKALEHYLKKAQEDHVLAGAIGIGGSGGTSIISSAFKSVPIGMPKIIVSTVASGQTEPYVGTSDLILFPSVVDVCGINNVSRVVLSNAGAAFAGMVIGRLQASRDSLSSNEKFTVGVTMFGVTTPCVNAVKERLVKEGYETLVFHATGTGGRAMEDLVRGGFIQGVLDITTTSSN from the exons ATGGCTCAGAGGACCGTCTTGAAGGTTGATATTTGGTGCCCAAAATGCCAGAAGAAGCTCCTCCAAGCAGTCTCTGGATTAGAAG GTGTGAATACAATTGACATTGACGCAACCAAAGGTTTATTGACAGTAACCGGTGAGGCAGACCCTTATGAAATTATAGTTCGTGCTAGGAAGGCTTGCAAACACGCTGAAGTGGTGACTATTGGCCCTCCACCTGGTCCCTCAAAGAAGCCCGAAAAAGAGAAGCCCGAACAAAACAAGCCCGGAAAAGAGAAGACCGAACAGAAGAAGCCCCAAAAAGAGAAGCCCGATACCAAGGTCCACTCGTCTGACAACTGCCCTATGTGTCAGCGTTTTGCTGTCATCCATTTGGACCGGTGGGACGAGCCCAATGTTATATGCTCTATCCT TGGTCATCTATATTGCCAAGCAGTTGTCTTAGTGGACTTCCACATGGCTTCTAGTAGCCAAAAATCACTTCTTGAG GTACAAGTGACAGTTGTTGATGTATCTACCCACCAAAACGAGATTGACAGTGTGGGGGATTTTATATTTGTACCCAGAAAGGATATCCTCTCTTGCTATTTTGGGTCTATGGAACAAACACCTGGCCCACTGCCAGAGGACAGAGGCAAAGCTGTTGGCATAATGAGTAAAGCACTTGAACATTACCTTAAGAAAGCTCAGGAGGATCATGTTCTTGCTGGAGCAATTGGTATTGGAGGAAGTGGAGGCACATCTATTATATCATCTGCTTTTAAATCTGTTCCCATTGGAATGCCTAAGATTATTGTATCAACTGTAGCTAGTGGTCAAACTGAACCTTATGTTGGCACCTCAGATTTAATATTATTTCCATCAGTAGTGGATGTATGTGGGATTAACAATGTAAGTAGGGTTGTTTTATCAAATGCTGGTGCTGCTTTTGCTGGAATGGTGATTGGAAGGCTCCAGGCGTCCAGAGATTCTTTAAGTAGTAATGAAAAGTTCACTGTTGGCGTAACCATGTTTGGAGTTACAACTCCATGTGTAAATGCTGTCAAAGAAAGATTGGTTAAAGAAGGATATGAGACTCTGGTTTTCCATGCCACTGGAACAGGTGGAAGGGCTATGGAGGATCTTGTCAGAGGGGGATTTATACAG GGTGTTTTGGACATCACAAcaacatcttcaaattga